DNA from Aphis gossypii isolate Hap1 chromosome 3, ASM2018417v2, whole genome shotgun sequence:
ataataataataaatatgcaaaatcaCCTAGTGTGTGAAAACGAATAATGgtcttagaaatatttttacttaatattctgTTTCGAAATatgaacttaaatataaaatacattttaaaacatcagcatgataaaaaaaaaaataaattatatattcgaAAATTCATTGTCAGACATACCTAACTgcttaactgtataatataaacacatttttattctttgaaaaaaagactaatattattagtgttaaGCTGTCTTAAGgccaaatttgtataataatatatatatattataggtatacaaaaaatttggccttatatatatatatatattatttatatattgttacctTATATCTTAAGTTAAGGTATATTGGACAATAGAGTGCCGTAGCATCTTAGAAAACCTGATGGTTAATACAACCATAGTTGACGCTATGGTAGCAGATCATGATCTTTTTCATCAGTCGTCAGTTGATGTCAAATTAAAACgaccgacgacgacgaagaaACACAAACAATGAAAAGCAGACAGGAAAGCGCTATAACATTTCCGTtagaacacaatatttttcacaaatgcATTTCCAGTCTATTTACCTGACGCCAATCcgtaacaacaataacaaaaataataacaacaataataataacatattaccgTTAGATAagtgttcataatatattatatacataatacataggcataatatgtgtacactatacatacaaacgatatattaaatagtaatgaatATACAGGATGAtccattttatgtaaaagtaagtttattttttaatttttttattttaaataattcttataatttgaagtatttatgaaatataatataaaatgcaaaaaatatataatattttattaatattttttaatgacatctatttttagtcatataataaaatatatcatacgaGTAATCGGAAGCAAAATTACTTTTcttaaaatgataatgtatttgtacctttttatttcaaataccaTCACCAAAGGTTTCATTTAACACTTAAGCGCCATTCTTATCCTTTAGTCATAAGGTATTGGAACAGTAACCTATTAAATTAgttgataaataaacaaattcttCTGATAGGTTTCATTGACTTTCCTTAATAGATGTTCAATGTTCatatgctattttttttatgtatattatatgttgtgtTAGTTGTATTAGTTATACAACTCACtggtaatattactatatcatttatacttattgcattaaattatgaatatgaattgtaatattaaataataattaaaaaaaattatatgagaacatttatttaagtataaaagctAACTATTAAAGTGTAACCAGTTAAACAGATCACCCTGTACAGAGATATATTTACAGTACACTTATATAGCATGTGCACAGTTTCGCGGGATAATTAAATCGTATATGTTCACGCTGTTtacgtatatatagatataggtatataaacaatttaaatataatgctttATATTTATGGTCGCAAGGGGGTCGGTGTACCATATCGTTATTAATAAGACTCGTGATGTGTGCGCGTTAtgctatattacattattcacATAAGCGTGCTACCAAGTtgcacataataatgtaataataatataatgagtagTTTTCACCAAAAAATCTTCCGGTACCATCTGCTTAAATAGCCAAACCATCTGAAATAAGTTTCATTTAGGCAGAAGTACTGCGTATGTTCTGTCTGCCGTCAAACAAAACCATGAAGGGTTCTGCAATTATTGCGGTAagtgattttcaatttataataatattatatgatatattttgagtATTAAGAAAACGTCAAACACAAATAGAGGGTCTGATATTTGAATAcctaaattagtttaaatccAGTTACACTTCGTCTAAACTTGGGTTAAGCTATAGTTTTCTTGTGCTACTcatacacttttttttgtaaaaggtAATATCAACatctaattaatatagtaacaCGCATAAAGATAAAGTAAATCTTGTGTTGGTAATCCACAAGACGTAAACAACTATTTcacttttttatgaaataataaaaattcaacgataaaaaagtataaattttaaaattgtacaggAATAACTTTAGTCTTCAATACCCGAACTTGCTTTAGCAGACTATCCGTAATTTGTTATGATACGTTACGATAATTTGAGTTAGTCTTTCTCGTAAGTAgtgtgaatatttattttactagtatAATTTGTGAAGTTATAAGCTTGTGTTTTGAGGAAGTTCGTACACGGGGGAATTGGGTCTGTTGAATTACATACAGACTGGCAGTATTAATAAACTACGAAATGTCATGCATTTTACAGTCGTGCGTTTTGCTGAGTATGGTCACGTGGTCACAGTGTTTGCCTTACGGCGGATACCAACAGCAGGCCCAGTCGTATGGCGGTCACGAACAGTCGTACAGCAACTACCCCCACGGGCAACAACAACAGGTGGCGGAGCTGTACAGCCATCACACACCACAGGCACAGGAGGAACACGAGGACCATCATCACGAGCCGGTGAACTATTCGTTCCACTACGACGTGCACGACCCACACACGGGTGACGTGAAAAGTCAGCACGAGACGAGGTCCGGCGACGTAGTGAACGGATTCTACACGCTGGTGGAACCGGACGGCACCATCCGGACTGTCAAGTATACGGCGGACAAGCACAACGGATTCAACGCCGTGGTGGACCGCAAGAAACCGAACTTTGACGTCGGTCCATTCAACTATCACCAACAGAAACCACAACAACAACACCACTATAATTGACGACGTCTCATACACACCTATTACACGGTCACAGGTACAGTGGCGTGCTcagcttttttttaaaagggaGGGGATATGAATTTTCGATTATTTTCAGACCacgttttaacaaaaaaatatgtaaattctcGTATTAACTCGGCGATGCtgtagttaattatataatatatcattaatcgTGTGTGTAAGGGGATTTCGCATAGTTTGTCATTAATGTAACGTCTTGACGTAAATCATGGTAAATGGCGGTAAATAtgcattcattaaatttaccgTGCGTTTTATTTTCATCGATAAACTTATGTGAAAAGCTAAAAATCACacagaaaaacatttaaaacgatagaaaaaaaagcaaatattGGAGGATATTATACCACTTTCACTACGAGCAAATCCCTGTGaagtacctaaaataatatttttatcgtttcgCTCGTTGTATAAACAACAATTCGTTACGCTAAAGCTTACAATCATTAATTGTTTCTTCCACCCCACCAGCCATTTACCACGTCATTTACtcatttcaatacattttaaataatttcatagttCAAAATACGCGTAagtatgtgtataattatattattaataaattatatccctactttttaatacaaaatactaattcaaaattacggaagacataaacacaaaataaaacgatcatatatataatatattactcgtAACTAAATTCCTTACAGTAACgcgattaattatatatttttaatgacatcttatattcaataattaagtgTTCTCGTAGAAAATATTTCCTCATACATTTAGAATagctgttatatatttttgttcctAACTATCTCCCTCCCATCCTTCCCATGAtcttaattacctatatggcaatataatacgtttgtatattatttacctcatgttatgtatattcttatatattatagttttgtttttttcgctgtaaataataattatgttttcatttatttacttaattattaggtttatttttcgatttattaatctcataaatacaatgataataaaaatgttctcgAGTACACTACACCCATCACACGCTGAGCATCCATAATCTATGAAGTTTGATCATCTAcgatgtttaatgtttatactgtTATGACTatactgttaatttttttttttatatataaagctAATAAGGTGACTAAAcacattatgatttatgatattatgatgtatgatGAGAAgatgtttatttcaaaaaatattgtttgattgttagcgttttgtaaatttttaaataaatataataacgtttttttttttttatataaccgcaattttttttttgtaagccACTACAAAGCGTATTCGTATTACACACAATTTATTcgtcttattaaattatagcatCACGTACAGTCATAATGTACACTCATAGCGGATGCACTTAGATAGACTTGACAAACCGTTCTCCAAACAGTTGCGTAAAATTCTAGTTttacatagatataatattatacctgagGTGAATCCGACAATCATTCTGAAGCGAAAACGGTTACAGCCCCCCAATTTTCCCAGTCATTTTCACACAATTCACAACAAACATAGactaaaacaaatgtttaaatttgtttaagcgttagtttatttcaaatatttattcgaatacgtttatacattaatgaagcatactttataaaattatcaacaacGACTTTTGACTCGGATACGACGAAATTGTTTCGTATGTCAACAtgcaataatcatatatagttatataataaaataatccacgtatgaattttaatattattattgttcttgtaaatatttttttttctatttaatattttatcataacagatttataataagtagaaTTTATAAGATCAAcattatttggtttattactccaactcaaaataaaaataaaaatgttatattcacTGTTTAGAGTAGATAACaacttataaatgtaatttaagtaaaacgtAATTACGTCATATAATACTTTAGTGAGatcactataatttataataaacatattgtaaCATATAGTAATACATATGTTCAAAGTGTAAGACAATGGTAATTACGAGCGAGGAAGATCATAGTAAAACActccatataatatgtattactatacgagttattcacttttacacaTTAACGATGATAgtatttcaatttcatatagcgaaaagaaaacttttaagaaaatcaaaaatgcgtttgaaatacaaaatatgaataatattgtgtattccaataataatatattgacatgCTTAGtacacttttatattatacaatactaactgataggtaataattttaacaataaattaatggatgtatgtatattattttatatgcagaTACTTGTTAATTAGATTCCGCGAGGTTCCGTCAATCGAAAGTTATTGCATCGTTGTACAACCGGAAGTAgtatacgaaaataaaaattgaccaATTGCCAATCGGATAAGTttgataattgaaataaattctatatattctatataggtacatatacatatatatatattataaacctaattaatttttcgagTAGTCATACGTTTTTCTTTCCcaataatgtattcaattatataataaaatgtttataaaaagaaaaaactttcCAGCTAAACAATTCTGCTtgcaataaactaaaaaatgtagacCACCAGCTTCTATGTTagctaaatattgtttaatatttataagtatatattttatgattttcaaaaacattttttctcatGATcgaaaatctaatttttcctttaatttaaacaacgtttacaaataaatttccaaATCATTTATTGTCATATACATTGTTagttattagattataataaaaatagaaatattttatctacaaaACATTCTAATGttgtcaattttatattacatagaaaTTTCTAGTCGGAATTATTAGGAAACAAaagataaatctaaaaaaaaaaaaaatttaatttaaatattttttattgtatcacACGCATTCTGaatggtatacaatatatgtaaacatatacaaattataaacaaatatattgtaatagtttaAACCATACTAAGAATACATTAAATGTCCagttaaattagcaaatcatctcttcaatcataataataatagttgctcataatataagaaaaaaatatacatgacTTTAACTACTTAATCAACCTTGAACGGAATGATAATCCCAAATATGCATAAACAGTATTAATGAACCTTAGTTTAAAAGAATAGTTTGTTGACctttaataaaagaatacgattaaatcaaaattaaagtagattgacaatattatgtcgatgataatataaaaatgtatatgttttttacaaCATTGTAAGTAGATTAGGTATtagaataaactatatttatattattttgttattatttatgatacattCTATTgagaaaattgataaaataatattatgtatttatgtattataagttgGATATTTTACATTGCAATACGTGTATTcttaaagttgtttttatgtaactattataattatttaaactaaataattttaattattcaagtacactaaattatgtaataacagaataattattaagatgtgtgtgtatatattatatatatttgttttaaaccatatttttagttaacaaacaagtatataatctttaaatagttttaagaaacttaaatttaaaaatgttctggaatttcataaatcattatcatggtacaataatgtttataattgtaattaatattcaaggTTGGGATTAATGCAATGTGaactatatttgtttatatatttaaaaatatttggctTCTATTCAAAcgcatattatttgtatacttcGTATAATGATAAGATGGTCATAATCATATAATGGACTATTACATGGTCAATATTACATAACTCAAGTTATCGATTGACTTATaacatttagtttttagaacttttaaaaatgaataaatcttaagatttttacaaacaattagTTTTTGTTTGTCACGGCAGTATAGTAATACCATTTCAGTTTCACATAAACAATCATTCCAGCATCTCTTTTAACTTATCGGAGTATtacataaattctaaaattattatacaaccaaggtttttatatttgtttcttaAATAGAACCAATGCCTCTTTATTGACTTTAGTTAATTCTGCTCATATGCTTTGTTACATGCTATATTTCTTGTATTATACCCTGGTATAGCGTAATTAATCTAGAATTCTTTTCCCTACTTAATTTTTCCCTtggaaattaaatgtattaaaattataattactggaACTTAAGTAAGTATACTCAGggatcaaattttaaaatgtttagattttttgtaaaatttaaggaATGCTTTGTAGAAATACAAACTacctttttcaattattttaatgtaaattattaaagtagacaagtttttttgaaaatgatagatataaattgaaatttgaacgAGTGTTATCTgagttaaacatttaacatttaggGATATTTTGTACTAGGTTTAGAACATtagaatctataataatttttaaattatactgatttatattaataatttgtaaaaattgacgataatatcaaataatagactcaattattatacatattttatgcaagCCCATTACTAAGGACTGTTAtgcttatatagttatatcaattatatacatacatatatatatatatatatatataatatatatattatagaaaattaggttcgtataatatttttcatagttattttattataaattataaaatagacacAAGTTTTTAGCATAACTGTACATAcaagtattacaaaataagacattatgtatacgtatatacatacatagtttGTGAACTGGAGGTTAGGGACGACATCAACAGCAAAGAGATTAGATTGAGTTCAATTTCTTGCAAGAGACTTATTTTTGAAGACTATAAACGAGTCCCTACTAATGTgctttatatttgaataagtattacatttataatttatatatttataacactctatacatacatataacttAAATGTAAACACACGTTGAAGCTGTAAATCTgtagatttaataattcattaaaattaaattacttatatttaaaatggtaaattaagttaaacttTTCATGACAATAtagatttgaatatattttattaatattatagtattattgataaaatgtaaaactatatacagtataatttcaaatgaagTAAAAACAGTCGTCAACCGCcagtgttaaaataaaataatttatcaactgAAGATGGGTTtggcaaaataatatttgagcacataatattatatatgataaatacaacattttgtaagcttatataaattataataatacttaataaaaggTTTGAAACTGTGTTATAGTGAACTTGAAATTGTTCAGAGGCAAATCCAATACTCCACCCACCCGCCTACCAAAACAACGAAAAtcgcatatttattatataattttttactacctacttgactatagtaaataacaaaatactagttattactaaattattacatattgacCAATAACCATTATACCAATCTTTCTACCAGCCCTTCGAAAAAATTAGAAGCAGCCGTTTTCCCAAGGCACGAGTAATAGATATCATACAAGTTACGATTATTGAATTTCGCGTGGTTGAGTATAacgagtataattatttaggtgctaaataataacaaagagCAAAACTTCGTGTTATATATAGAAGAAACAAACGTACTTACACGTACACTTTATTGAtcaatgcaattatttttgtttacataatatcatcgtaagtacacaataaaaagacagatacaaattttaaacagacgaaaatacaatatcgaagaaattaatattattacattatgttcAACTTATCGTCATTGCTGGCGCGAAACATGATGCAGGAGCGACATTTCGCGGGACGAGCGTTGAGTTATGTACACGCGTGGCGGGGACCCGTTTTTTCGGACGTAATATTTACTTGCGGACGAATGGGTAACCGTATTGGCCGTTGTAAGCGTATTGACCGTACGAGTACGGAGAGTAGCCGGCGCTGTACGGGTACTGTTGGTAACCGTACGAGTACGGCTGATAGTTGTACGGGTAACCGGAGTAGTAAGGAGTTACCGGTGCGACGTACGGGACGGGGCTGACGTACGGGGCGGGTGCGACGGCCGGGGCGACCACCGGGACGACGGCTGGTTTGACGACGGCGGCAGCCTTTGCGACGACTGGCACGGCGACGGCACCGTTGACCGGTTCACGGAGGACTTCGGCGGTGAATCCGTTGACAGCGTCGGCCTTGTATTTGACTGTGCGCAGGAAACCGTCCGAGTCCACGGTGCGGTAGTAACCGGTAACGTCGTCACCGTTTCTAGTTTCCTGTTGATCCTTTTGGTCACCGGTGACCGGGTCGTTGACGGCGTAGCTGAAGTCGTATTGAGCGGGTGCGGACGGCTCGTTGATTACCGCGGCGTGCGCCAAGCAGGCGAAAGCCACGCACAGGAAACTCACAGTCTGAAACGAACGAGGTAACGACGTCGAGATGCACAGAAACAAAGACGTTAAACTGTCGAGATGAACAGTCGTAGTATTCGtatagttttaagtattaCACGACCAGGACAAGTTCGAGAGGTCGAAGCTAGGTACTCAGCCAACGATACGTTGCGAGaggataaaaatatcaatttaacgTTAAAATATCGACGAAGACATTCCAAAATGATTTTCAGTCGTCGaagtttattttaacgttCGAAACTATACGAACACTGCAGagtaattctaataaaaacacttaCCTTAAGTCCTTGCATTGTCGGTTGAGTGTATTTTGCAGATGTGACTACCCGGTGAACTGCTAAATGCTTAATGCGGCTGCGAATGCGTATGCAAAACTTTAAGTAATCGCAGTATATATAGTCATGTTTACCCCCACGGgtgaatataaataggtacacgaTGAATCCAGACGACCTTGAATCATTGTTATGGAACAAGCCGGGTGAATCTCGTAGTCTTTATGAGAATCCGGTATGGACCAAAGATGTGTCGCGTGCAtggcaaaaaattattttatataggtataaaaataaacgaaacggTTTCTTTCGAGCAACAATCCATTTTAACTAGTGGGTGtttgatacattaaaaattcacgacacagaaaaaaaactttgttatctgaataattagttattttacaataaaatacacctTATATACGCCTACAATATACCTTTATGTTTAGTTAGATCATTTatgaaatagatattttagttGATAGTTGTgactattatacaattaccTAGATCATAATTAGTATATCAAGTAATATAGCTtaagtatctaataaaaatagcattattataatcaatccgtttaagatatttatttaaatcttctATGATATTACTGTTGCTCAGTAAGACAAACTCGTGTGGAAGGCCAATTCatgaaatttaaacaaatttttatttaaccgtGGGTTTTTGAATTGGTTACAAACAATACATTTGTTGGTATGTTTGCAATTGAATAAttgattagttaattttatcgaacttacaattttatttcaatgtatatttatttaaattttaagatgtATGACCAACGACcgactaatttttattataaaaaagtagtttaaataatttgtatgattgaaatattagtataaattttacattttttaaacataaagtatttaaagtgtTGATCAGTTATACCCAATCATTTGTCTTTAACTGGCtaatttggaaaataattatttttgaggtAGGCCACcacgttaaaaattataatttaccacatttaggtacataatttcaattttgtttatacatatagcaTTACAAAtccataata
Protein-coding regions in this window:
- the LOC114126672 gene encoding cuticle protein 19-like, with the protein product MFCLPSNKTMKGSAIIASCVLLSMVTWSQCLPYGGYQQQAQSYGGHEQSYSNYPHGQQQQVAELYSHHTPQAQEEHEDHHHEPVNYSFHYDVHDPHTGDVKSQHETRSGDVVNGFYTLVEPDGTIRTVKYTADKHNGFNAVVDRKKPNFDVGPFNYHQQKPQQQHHYN
- the LOC126551417 gene encoding cuticle protein 7-like, with the protein product MQGLKTVSFLCVAFACLAHAAVINEPSAPAQYDFSYAVNDPVTGDQKDQQETRNGDDVTGYYRTVDSDGFLRTVKYKADAVNGFTAEVLREPVNGAVAVPVVAKAAAVVKPAVVPVVAPAVAPAPYVSPVPYVAPVTPYYSGYPYNYQPYSYGYQQYPYSAGYSPYSYGQYAYNGQYGYPFVRK